A single Planctomycetota bacterium DNA region contains:
- a CDS encoding Ig-like domain-containing protein has translation MGRLRISPRRHGRCRLRRPALRLEALEPRVVLSGDPSALEVLNAAPALFAANLGQWQDPSVRYLFQGAGTAVAHTEGGPVFLLSRPEQGADGASFVHSTSFAVTFVGAENVAPVGLDPSEAVYNYYVGDPSTWRSEVPTFETVGYLDLWAGVDLLTWGRRDGLKYEFRIAPGADPGQIRLRYEGIEGLWLDDSGALHVVTPLGEVVDDAPFIYQEIGGERVQVAGAFLLADACTLSFAITGSYDPGFTLVIDPTIAWSSYLGGDGDDFGIGVAVDTLGNAFLTGTTATPPPQFPTTGGFDTTLGGTSDAFITKVSGAGSLLWSTYLGGSGTEAGYGIAVDGLGNVFVVGRTTSSDFPTTGGFDTTLGGTEDAFITKVSGAGALLWSSYLGGSGKDSASSVATDGFGDAFVVGYTESSNFPATGGFDTVLSGTSDAFITKVSGTGSLLWSSYLGGTASEGANRVAVQSGNAYIIGSTTSSDFPTTGGFDTSLGGLKDAFVAKVTGGGSLAWSSYLGGSGLDDGYGIAVDGLGDVFVTGETASSDFPAAGGFQTIYGGGTADGFVARINSAGSLLWSSYLGGSGYDYGDSIAVDGSGDAYVTGETGSTNFPTSGGFDTSLGGTQDAFVAKVSAAGALVWSSYLGGSAGDVGWGIAVDGSGDLLVTGYTTSTNFPVSGGFDTTHGGYADVFITKVSTAAANHAPTLTTVNVLTGAAEDQDYTITYAALAAAADEADVDGDPLSFRVEAVTSGTLTKGGVPVTPGATLLSAGESLVWHPAANANGTLQAFTVRAWDGQAASATAVPVSVQVAAVNDAPSFTKGADQTTNEDAGLRTIAAWATNISPGPADEAGQTVDFLVTNDNNGLFSSQPAIAANGTLTYTPAPNAHGIATVTVRLHDDGGTANGGSDTSAPQTFTITVNPVADTPSVTDATTDEDTQTSSGLVISRNAVDGPEVTHFKITGITGGTLYQNNGTTAIPDGSFITFAQANAGLKFTPAPNSTAPGSFTVQASTANDDSGLGGGTVTATITVNPVNDPPTADAQNLSTAEDTPLAITLTGSDGDPEAVQTLTFATATGPSHGTLSGFNPATGAVTYTPHADYHGPDSFTFTVTDDALAGAPAGLASAPATVSLTITPVNDPPTADAQNLSTAEDTPLAITLTGSDGDPEAVQTLTFATATGPSHGTLSGFNPATGAVTYTPHADYHGPDSFTFTVTDDALAGAPAGLASAPATVSLTITPVNDPPVAQHAVFSVAEGGSHSGNLVATDVDGDPLTYAIVAGPSHGTLTAFDTATGAFTYAPTGTYNGPDSFTFKADDGTVDSNEATITITVTPVNNAPVAQNGAFDVAEDGRHTGSLVATDVDGNPLHYAIVTGPAHGTLTAFDPATGAFTYEPAPDYHGPDAFTFKANDGAADSNPATVSITVTPVNDAPVFQGLLPTDPTVMFAGQIFAFTFSSSDVDGDSLTYSLVSGPSWLSMDPETGALSGMPTLRAHLGTRSVTVRVSDGQGGSDEHIFQITIQGQVIALGSAIPAPLTKVTFTDASGDLVSVGAKAKVGAFYLVRGVAQGAPLTTPADLVAIEGEGTDAKAGLSLKVSSPVKAPLPDTSVRDIVVTGSFSLSAATLNLLGNMTVTGGLGKFTLGNVAGQHLITIGTDPLAKPASLVLGRVQDTTLNLRSPLKALSVIEWLDTDATPDQVIAPWIGSLITRGSKTVGGPAGHFEADLVLSGAGATKGTLGKATIAGSVTRSAWTIVGSVASVSVRGHFTNSTLVADLLGSVAIGGAITENGADGDTDVIRATSGGFALRDATGSWWIDAAQDHWFGTLRAFVG, from the coding sequence ATGGGTCGCCTCCGCATCTCGCCGCGCCGCCACGGGCGTTGCCGCCTGCGCCGTCCCGCCCTCCGCCTGGAGGCTCTGGAGCCGCGGGTGGTGTTGTCGGGCGATCCTTCGGCGCTCGAGGTCCTCAACGCCGCCCCCGCGCTCTTCGCCGCCAATCTGGGCCAGTGGCAGGACCCCTCGGTGCGCTACCTGTTCCAGGGAGCCGGCACCGCGGTGGCCCACACCGAGGGCGGCCCGGTTTTCCTCCTGTCGCGGCCCGAGCAAGGGGCGGATGGCGCGTCCTTCGTCCATTCCACTTCTTTCGCCGTGACCTTCGTGGGTGCCGAAAACGTCGCGCCGGTGGGGCTGGACCCATCGGAGGCAGTCTACAACTACTACGTCGGCGACCCGTCCACCTGGCGCAGCGAGGTGCCCACCTTCGAGACCGTGGGCTACCTGGACCTCTGGGCGGGGGTTGACCTGCTGACCTGGGGGCGGCGCGACGGGCTGAAGTACGAGTTCCGCATTGCGCCCGGCGCCGACCCCGGGCAGATTCGCCTCCGCTACGAGGGCATCGAGGGCCTGTGGCTGGACGACAGCGGCGCGCTCCACGTCGTCACCCCGCTCGGCGAGGTGGTGGATGACGCCCCGTTCATCTACCAGGAGATCGGCGGCGAGCGCGTGCAGGTGGCGGGCGCCTTCCTGCTCGCAGACGCCTGCACGCTCTCTTTCGCGATCACGGGGTCCTACGATCCAGGGTTCACGCTGGTGATTGACCCCACGATCGCCTGGTCGAGCTACCTGGGCGGCGACGGCGACGACTTCGGCATCGGCGTCGCGGTGGACACTTTGGGCAACGCGTTCCTCACGGGCACCACGGCCACGCCCCCGCCGCAGTTCCCGACCACCGGCGGCTTCGACACCACGCTCGGCGGCACCTCCGATGCGTTCATCACGAAGGTGAGCGGCGCCGGCAGCCTGCTCTGGTCCACCTATCTGGGCGGGTCCGGCACCGAGGCGGGCTACGGCATTGCCGTGGACGGGTTGGGGAACGTGTTCGTGGTGGGCAGGACCACCTCGTCGGACTTCCCGACCACCGGCGGCTTCGACACCACGCTCGGCGGCACCGAGGACGCCTTCATCACCAAGGTGAGCGGGGCGGGCGCGCTGCTCTGGTCCAGCTACCTCGGCGGCTCAGGCAAGGATAGCGCCTCCAGCGTCGCCACCGACGGCTTCGGCGACGCATTCGTCGTCGGGTACACGGAGTCGTCGAACTTCCCCGCGACGGGCGGCTTCGACACGGTGCTGAGCGGCACCTCGGATGCGTTCATCACGAAAGTGAGCGGCACAGGCTCCCTGCTCTGGTCGAGCTATCTCGGGGGCACGGCCAGCGAGGGCGCCAACCGCGTCGCCGTTCAGTCCGGGAACGCCTACATCATCGGCAGCACCACCTCGTCGGACTTCCCCACGACGGGCGGCTTCGACACCAGTCTGGGCGGCCTCAAGGACGCCTTTGTGGCGAAGGTGACCGGCGGCGGGAGCCTGGCCTGGTCGAGCTACCTCGGGGGCTCGGGCCTGGACGATGGCTACGGCATCGCCGTGGACGGCTTGGGCGACGTATTCGTCACGGGCGAAACCGCCTCGTCCGACTTCCCGGCGGCCGGCGGCTTCCAGACCATCTATGGCGGCGGCACAGCCGACGGCTTCGTCGCCAGGATCAACAGCGCCGGCAGCCTGCTCTGGTCGAGCTACCTCGGCGGCTCCGGCTACGACTACGGCGACAGCATCGCCGTGGACGGCTCGGGCGACGCCTATGTCACGGGCGAGACGGGTTCCACGAACTTCCCCACGTCGGGCGGCTTCGACACCAGCCTGGGCGGCACCCAGGACGCCTTTGTGGCCAAGGTGAGCGCCGCGGGGGCGCTGGTCTGGTCGAGCTATCTGGGCGGCTCGGCCGGCGACGTGGGCTGGGGCATCGCCGTGGACGGTTCGGGCGACCTCTTGGTCACCGGCTACACCACCTCCACCAACTTCCCCGTATCCGGCGGCTTCGATACCACGCACGGCGGCTATGCCGACGTGTTCATCACCAAGGTGAGCACGGCGGCCGCGAACCACGCCCCCACATTGACCACCGTGAACGTGCTCACAGGGGCCGCCGAGGACCAAGACTACACGATCACCTATGCAGCGCTCGCGGCAGCCGCGGATGAGGCCGACGTGGACGGCGACCCGCTGAGCTTCCGTGTGGAGGCCGTGACCAGCGGCACGCTGACCAAGGGCGGCGTGCCGGTGACGCCGGGAGCCACGCTGCTCTCGGCCGGCGAAAGTCTCGTGTGGCATCCGGCTGCCAACGCCAACGGCACGCTCCAGGCGTTCACCGTGCGGGCCTGGGACGGCCAGGCGGCCTCGGCCACGGCGGTGCCGGTGAGCGTGCAGGTGGCGGCTGTGAACGACGCACCGAGCTTCACCAAAGGAGCCGACCAGACCACGAACGAAGATGCGGGCCTCCGCACCATCGCCGCGTGGGCCACCAACATCAGTCCCGGACCCGCGGATGAGGCGGGCCAAACCGTGGACTTCCTGGTCACGAACGACAACAACGGCCTCTTCTCATCCCAGCCCGCAATCGCCGCCAACGGCACCCTCACCTACACGCCGGCGCCGAACGCGCACGGCATCGCCACCGTCACCGTGCGGCTCCACGACGACGGCGGCACGGCCAACGGCGGCTCCGACACCTCGGCGCCTCAGACCTTCACCATCACGGTGAACCCCGTGGCCGACACCCCGTCGGTCACCGACGCCACGACGGACGAAGATACGCAGACCTCCAGCGGGCTGGTCATCTCGCGCAACGCCGTAGACGGGCCAGAGGTGACACACTTCAAGATCACGGGGATCACGGGGGGAACGCTCTACCAGAACAACGGGACAACCGCCATCCCCGACGGCTCGTTCATCACCTTCGCCCAGGCAAACGCGGGGCTGAAGTTCACGCCTGCGCCCAACTCGACCGCGCCCGGCAGTTTCACGGTACAAGCTTCCACGGCCAACGACGACAGCGGCCTCGGCGGAGGCACCGTCACGGCCACCATCACGGTTAACCCCGTGAACGACCCCCCCACGGCGGACGCCCAGAACCTGAGCACGGCCGAGGACACCCCTCTCGCGATCACCCTCACGGGCAGCGACGGCGACCCCGAGGCGGTGCAGACCCTGACCTTCGCCACCGCAACAGGCCCCAGCCACGGCACCCTGAGCGGCTTCAACCCCGCGACCGGCGCGGTGACGTACACGCCGCACGCAGACTACCACGGCCCCGACAGCTTCACCTTCACAGTGACGGACGACGCTCTGGCGGGCGCCCCAGCGGGCCTCGCGAGCGCCCCGGCCACCGTGAGCCTCACGATCACCCCTGTGAACGACCCCCCCACGGCGGACGCCCAGAACCTGAGCACGGCCGAGGATACCCCTCTCGCGATCACCCTCACGGGCAGCGACGGCGACCCCGAGGCGGTGCAGACCCTGACCTTCGCCACCGCAACAGGCCCCAGCCACGGCACCCTGAGCGGCTTCAACCCCGCGACCGGCGCGGTGACGTACACGCCGCACGCAGACTACCACGGCCCCGACAGCTTCACCTTCACAGTGACGGACGACGCTCTGGCGGGCGCCCCAGCGGGCCTCGCGAGCGCCCCGGCCACCGTGAGCCTCACGATCACGCCTGTGAACGACCCCCCCGTGGCGCAGCACGCGGTCTTCAGCGTCGCCGAGGGCGGGAGCCATTCCGGCAATCTCGTCGCCACCGACGTGGATGGCGACCCCCTGACCTACGCAATCGTCGCCGGGCCGAGCCACGGGACTCTGACGGCCTTCGACACGGCCACCGGCGCGTTCACCTACGCGCCCACCGGCACCTACAACGGCCCCGACAGTTTCACATTCAAGGCCGACGATGGCACCGTGGACTCCAACGAGGCGACCATCACGATCACCGTCACGCCTGTGAACAATGCCCCCGTGGCGCAGAACGGCGCATTCGATGTGGCCGAGGATGGCCGCCACACAGGCAGCCTCGTGGCCACCGACGTGGACGGCAACCCTCTTCACTACGCGATCGTCACCGGCCCAGCCCACGGCACGCTCACGGCCTTCGACCCGGCCACCGGCGCCTTCACCTATGAACCCGCCCCCGACTATCACGGCCCCGACGCCTTCACCTTCAAGGCCAACGATGGGGCCGCGGACTCCAACCCGGCCACCGTGTCCATCACGGTCACGCCTGTCAACGATGCGCCCGTATTCCAGGGCCTGCTCCCCACGGACCCGACCGTGATGTTCGCAGGCCAGATATTCGCCTTCACCTTCTCCTCCAGCGACGTGGACGGGGATTCGCTGACCTACAGCCTCGTCTCCGGCCCATCCTGGTTGAGCATGGACCCTGAGACGGGTGCCCTGAGCGGCATGCCCACCCTGCGGGCGCACCTCGGCACCCGTTCCGTCACGGTCCGCGTGAGCGATGGCCAGGGAGGCTCCGACGAGCACATCTTCCAGATCACCATCCAGGGACAAGTCATCGCGCTGGGCAGCGCCATCCCCGCTCCACTCACGAAGGTGACGTTCACCGATGCCAGCGGCGACCTCGTGAGCGTCGGCGCGAAGGCCAAGGTCGGGGCCTTCTACCTCGTTCGCGGCGTGGCCCAGGGGGCTCCCCTCACCACGCCGGCCGACCTGGTCGCCATCGAAGGCGAGGGCACGGATGCCAAGGCGGGCCTCAGCCTCAAAGTCTCCTCCCCCGTGAAGGCGCCGCTGCCCGACACCTCTGTGCGCGATATCGTGGTCACCGGCTCGTTCAGCCTGTCGGCGGCCACGCTGAACCTGCTGGGCAACATGACCGTCACGGGCGGCCTTGGCAAGTTCACCCTGGGGAACGTCGCCGGCCAACACCTCATCACCATTGGCACCGACCCGCTGGCGAAGCCGGCCAGCCTGGTGCTCGGCCGGGTGCAGGACACCACCCTGAACCTGCGGTCGCCGCTCAAGGCGCTCTCGGTGATCGAATGGCTCGACACGGATGCGACGCCCGACCAGGTGATCGCGCCCTGGATTGGCAGCCTGATCACCCGCGGCTCCAAGACCGTGGGGGGGCCGGCAGGGCATTTCGAGGCGGACCTGGTGCTCAGCGGGGCTGGCGCCACCAAGGGCACTCTGGGCAAGGCGACAATCGCCGGTTCCGTGACACGCAGCGCGTGGACGATCGTGGGCAGCGTCGCGTCGGTCTCGGTCCGCGGCCACTTCACCAACAGCACCCTCGTGGCCGACCTGCTCGGCTCCGTTGCCATTGGCGGGGCCATCACTGAGAACGGAGCCGATGGGGACACCGATGTGATTCGAGCCACGTCGGGCGGCTTCGCGCTCCGGGACGCTACGGGGAGCTGGTGGATTGATGCGGCCCAGGACCATTGGTTCGGCACCCTGCGCGCATTTGTCGGCTGA
- a CDS encoding PEP-CTERM sorting domain-containing protein (PEP-CTERM proteins occur, often in large numbers, in the proteomes of bacteria that also encode an exosortase, a predicted intramembrane cysteine proteinase. The presence of a PEP-CTERM domain at a protein's C-terminus predicts cleavage within the sorting domain, followed by covalent anchoring to some some component of the (usually Gram-negative) cell surface. Many PEP-CTERM proteins exhibit an unusual sequence composition that includes large numbers of potential glycosylation sites. Expression of one such protein has been shown restore the ability of a bacterium to form floc, a type of biofilm.), protein MRHHWSVAAALVLTLATGALGGLFPPADLLVQNQLPTGNWYTDERQWETGYMIPGLVRVHELSQGWGGYANEYKNSAELAGMWVLNNRPLVPGGSVNPYNLLPFPNGSNPPSNVTHQLLGEEAYAFRRLSEINANPSGNLWRSEITNFYGDVSSLYPGSTAGYASAIRAYNEITIATDMIAHHVMAADYVGATDLATWRTELIASLAMVDNSAYFPVLALGSALWALASTAGGLDNTPVKPTAVFGDVWWDYVEGEPMELIDLPWFLASHQEPATGTFYWRFDHAVDADTGWAYGFTEDTVFGALGLQAATVYGNGLWGTWDVEVNAAIYSVLRGFNYWEEGMREHLWTTAYSGYNYMYAAEGLRLAIPEPASLLLVAGGLSALVARRRRQRAGRASC, encoded by the coding sequence GTGCGACACCACTGGTCTGTGGCCGCGGCGCTGGTGCTTACGCTTGCCACAGGGGCCCTCGGTGGGCTATTCCCCCCGGCCGACCTCCTCGTGCAGAACCAACTGCCCACCGGCAACTGGTACACCGACGAACGCCAGTGGGAGACCGGCTACATGATCCCCGGCCTCGTGCGCGTGCACGAGCTGAGCCAGGGCTGGGGCGGCTATGCGAATGAGTACAAGAACAGCGCCGAACTCGCCGGCATGTGGGTGCTGAACAACCGGCCTCTGGTCCCGGGCGGCAGCGTCAACCCCTACAACCTTCTGCCATTCCCCAATGGCTCCAACCCCCCCAGCAATGTCACGCACCAGCTCCTGGGCGAAGAGGCCTACGCCTTCCGCCGCCTCAGCGAGATCAACGCGAATCCGTCGGGGAACCTCTGGCGCTCGGAGATCACCAACTTCTACGGCGATGTCTCCAGCCTCTATCCCGGCAGCACAGCGGGCTATGCCTCGGCGATTCGAGCCTACAACGAGATCACCATTGCGACCGACATGATCGCCCACCACGTCATGGCCGCCGACTACGTGGGGGCGACCGACCTGGCCACCTGGCGCACCGAGCTCATCGCCAGCCTCGCCATGGTGGACAACTCCGCGTACTTCCCCGTCCTCGCGCTCGGCAGCGCCCTGTGGGCGCTCGCCTCGACCGCCGGCGGACTGGATAACACGCCAGTCAAGCCGACCGCCGTCTTCGGCGATGTGTGGTGGGACTACGTGGAAGGCGAGCCGATGGAACTGATTGACCTCCCCTGGTTCCTCGCCTCGCACCAGGAACCCGCGACCGGCACCTTCTACTGGAGGTTCGACCACGCCGTTGACGCCGATACGGGGTGGGCGTACGGATTCACCGAGGACACCGTTTTCGGCGCCCTCGGGCTTCAGGCGGCCACCGTCTACGGCAACGGCCTGTGGGGGACCTGGGACGTCGAGGTCAACGCCGCCATCTACTCGGTGCTCCGCGGCTTCAACTACTGGGAAGAGGGCATGCGCGAGCACCTGTGGACGACCGCCTACTCGGGCTATAACTACATGTACGCCGCCGAGGGCCTGCGCCTGGCCATCCCCGAGCCTGCGTCCCTGCTCCTGGTCGCAGGCGGCCTCTCGGCCCTTGTCGCCAGAAGGCGCCGCCAGCGTGCGGGGAGGGCGAGCTGTTGA
- a CDS encoding polysaccharide biosynthesis/export family protein, which translates to MPSNWRANAWASLLAMALLLLSAGLAGCARPLVATGEQLARFNAAGPTVPAISPGELPEAKPLASPYRVVAGDVLEFRLKITQDAPESAAQPPPRQESDAGRNDSQAAARRPDLYRVCPGDVLDLAMPSVLRGIGEAGDRAASYACRVSQEGSIWLPVVGEMPVAGKTLLEIETAVTAAYFPKYVKNRPAVIARVSERGTSVLSVVSTAAGPAAARDPFADSILCRVTDEGMVRLPLAGSVPVAGKSVAEIEAAVAAAYYPKHLSSPPSVLARVADYRVATVYAIGAIGSPGRYELRSNELELAVLLAKAGGIGVGRTASGVGAGGAKVIRIRHAGQPREAKPLEVPVRDRNIPIANVALQDGDTVEVEHFDDPLFTVTGLVMSPGVHPYPPGAKYTLQQVLAMSGGIDTQAGPRYATIYRQDGNGKTIAAEFRIGGRTMVDASEVIVKPGDVICLEHSFRTRWNKFWATVLHFGAGAYATVPITTTSSR; encoded by the coding sequence GTGCCAAGCAACTGGCGCGCAAACGCCTGGGCAAGTCTGCTGGCCATGGCCCTGCTCCTTCTTTCGGCGGGCCTTGCCGGGTGTGCGCGACCACTCGTGGCGACGGGCGAGCAACTGGCCCGCTTCAACGCGGCGGGCCCCACAGTTCCTGCCATCAGCCCCGGCGAGCTTCCCGAAGCCAAGCCTCTCGCCTCGCCCTATCGCGTCGTGGCCGGCGACGTGCTCGAGTTCCGGCTCAAGATCACCCAGGATGCCCCCGAGTCGGCGGCCCAGCCGCCGCCCAGGCAGGAAAGCGACGCCGGCCGCAACGACAGCCAGGCAGCCGCGAGGCGTCCGGACCTGTACCGCGTCTGCCCCGGGGATGTGCTCGATCTCGCGATGCCCTCGGTCTTGCGTGGCATTGGCGAGGCCGGCGACAGGGCGGCTTCCTATGCCTGCCGCGTGAGCCAGGAGGGGAGCATCTGGCTCCCCGTCGTCGGCGAGATGCCCGTCGCAGGCAAGACCCTCCTCGAGATCGAGACAGCTGTGACCGCCGCGTACTTCCCAAAGTACGTGAAGAACCGCCCGGCGGTGATCGCCCGCGTCTCCGAGCGAGGGACCTCCGTCCTCTCAGTGGTCAGCACCGCGGCGGGCCCCGCCGCGGCGCGCGACCCGTTTGCCGACAGCATCCTGTGCCGGGTCACAGACGAGGGGATGGTTCGTCTGCCTCTCGCCGGCAGTGTTCCCGTGGCGGGCAAGTCGGTGGCCGAGATCGAGGCCGCCGTGGCTGCCGCCTACTATCCGAAACACCTCAGTTCACCCCCGAGCGTTCTCGCCCGCGTCGCCGACTACCGCGTGGCCACGGTCTATGCAATAGGGGCCATCGGGTCGCCCGGCCGCTACGAGCTCCGCAGCAATGAGCTCGAGCTGGCCGTGCTCCTGGCGAAGGCGGGTGGCATCGGGGTCGGCCGGACGGCATCGGGCGTCGGGGCCGGGGGGGCCAAGGTCATCCGCATCCGCCACGCCGGCCAACCGCGCGAGGCGAAGCCGCTGGAGGTGCCGGTCAGGGACCGGAACATCCCCATCGCCAATGTGGCCCTTCAAGACGGCGACACCGTGGAGGTCGAGCACTTCGACGACCCGCTCTTCACGGTCACGGGGCTGGTCATGAGCCCTGGAGTGCACCCGTATCCGCCGGGCGCGAAGTACACCCTGCAACAGGTGCTGGCGATGTCGGGCGGCATTGATACGCAGGCCGGCCCGCGCTACGCCACCATCTATCGCCAGGATGGCAACGGGAAGACAATCGCCGCCGAGTTCCGAATCGGGGGCAGGACCATGGTGGATGCCTCCGAAGTGATTGTCAAGCCAGGCGACGTGATCTGCCTGGAGCACTCGTTCCGGACCCGGTGGAACAAGTTCTGGGCCACCGTGCTGCACTTCGGCGCCGGCGCCTATGCCACGGTGCCGATCACGACGACCTCCTCGCGCTGA
- a CDS encoding polysaccharide biosynthesis tyrosine autokinase → MGEPANAGNAIGRLEGPLPVQGAPAEHGRPSLLHTLWRRRLIVAAAMVISLVLGWVQLNNTTPLYTSTSRLYVERSTPKIIPGTEELTFGPWNYLNTQCALFKSTPIAASALERPGIRDLRTFAGMSNPVGYLKAILRVGLGKDDDIISVSLESPYPEEAAQIVNAVVDAYVTYQSASRRSTAAEVLKILQREKARREAELAAALKAMTDYQKSNDLLAFQGSDGSFMSRRMESYSSALIAVQSELLDALAAVQAAKETLEDPTRFLRFVELRRLGGRDGLGAPEEALLRADVARLELQLREMKLECTDTHPGVVALEKKLAEQRQRLMDLEKRLAEAELLAATRRLEALRDREAQIRKSFESQRQEMVDLNAQVAQFTRLRSEWEQAKRVCEAIDDRIRQINVNEDTGLLSITILEVATPAGAPSSPNRQRTMAMALLVGVMVGVGLAVALDWLDQRIHSADDVTNTLGLPILGMIPQMPARQDLSARGQVVELEPTSHAAETYRTIRTAIYFGVPDGQAKRIVVTSPEPGDGKTTLVSNLGIAMAQAGQRTLIIDGDFRKPMQHRIFKVEREQGISSVLAGREPLDAAIHHTEVKCLDILPTGPTPPNPSEMLNSQAFADVLEQLSTQYDHILIDSPPVMPVTDARILGAICDQTILTVRAEKSHRKVAERACQGLNDVGAHILGVVINAVPRKEDRYYHYSGYGYYYKYGYGYGYGHERRRRKKAKGGEEHVGKPEAQLPTASPR, encoded by the coding sequence ATGGGCGAGCCCGCGAATGCAGGCAACGCGATCGGCAGGCTCGAAGGGCCGCTGCCCGTGCAGGGGGCTCCCGCGGAACACGGCCGGCCCTCCTTGCTCCACACCCTCTGGCGGCGCCGCCTCATCGTCGCAGCGGCGATGGTAATCTCCCTCGTCCTCGGGTGGGTGCAGCTCAACAACACCACCCCGCTCTACACGAGCACGTCACGCCTCTACGTCGAGCGGAGCACCCCGAAGATCATCCCCGGCACCGAGGAGTTGACGTTCGGGCCGTGGAACTACCTCAACACCCAGTGCGCACTGTTCAAGTCCACCCCGATTGCGGCCAGCGCGCTGGAGCGTCCCGGAATCCGCGATCTCCGCACCTTCGCCGGCATGAGCAACCCCGTGGGGTACCTGAAGGCCATCCTCCGAGTGGGGTTGGGCAAGGACGATGACATCATCAGCGTATCGCTGGAGTCGCCCTACCCGGAGGAGGCGGCCCAGATCGTGAATGCCGTGGTGGACGCCTATGTGACCTACCAGAGCGCCAGCCGGCGGAGCACGGCGGCCGAGGTCCTGAAGATCCTCCAGCGGGAGAAGGCCCGCCGCGAGGCAGAACTGGCCGCCGCCCTCAAGGCGATGACGGATTACCAGAAGTCGAACGACCTCCTCGCCTTCCAGGGCAGCGACGGGAGCTTCATGTCCAGGCGAATGGAGAGCTACTCATCGGCCCTGATCGCGGTCCAGAGCGAACTCCTCGATGCCCTCGCCGCTGTCCAGGCGGCCAAGGAAACCCTGGAGGACCCGACCCGGTTCCTGCGCTTCGTGGAGTTGCGCCGCCTGGGCGGGCGGGACGGCCTCGGGGCGCCCGAGGAGGCATTGCTGCGCGCGGACGTGGCCCGGCTGGAACTCCAGTTGCGCGAGATGAAGCTGGAGTGCACCGACACCCACCCTGGTGTGGTGGCCCTCGAGAAGAAGCTTGCCGAACAGAGGCAACGGCTGATGGACCTCGAGAAGCGTCTCGCGGAAGCCGAGCTGCTGGCGGCTACGCGCCGATTGGAGGCGCTGAGGGATAGAGAGGCCCAGATTCGCAAGTCATTCGAAAGCCAGCGCCAGGAGATGGTGGACCTCAACGCCCAGGTGGCCCAATTCACGAGGCTCCGGTCTGAGTGGGAACAAGCCAAACGGGTGTGTGAGGCGATTGATGACCGTATCCGGCAGATCAACGTCAATGAGGATACGGGGCTGCTGAGTATCACCATCCTGGAGGTCGCCACCCCTGCGGGAGCGCCGAGCAGCCCTAACCGGCAACGCACGATGGCCATGGCACTGCTCGTGGGGGTGATGGTTGGCGTCGGCCTGGCGGTGGCCCTCGACTGGCTGGACCAGAGAATCCACTCCGCCGACGATGTCACGAACACCTTGGGTCTGCCGATCCTGGGCATGATCCCCCAGATGCCGGCGAGGCAGGACCTGTCGGCCCGCGGCCAGGTCGTGGAGCTCGAGCCGACCTCGCATGCCGCGGAAACCTACCGCACGATCCGGACGGCCATCTACTTCGGCGTTCCCGACGGGCAGGCCAAGAGGATCGTGGTCACCTCCCCCGAGCCGGGCGACGGCAAGACCACGCTGGTCAGCAACCTCGGCATCGCCATGGCCCAGGCAGGGCAGCGCACGCTCATCATTGACGGCGACTTCCGCAAGCCGATGCAGCACCGAATCTTCAAGGTCGAACGCGAACAAGGCATCTCCAGCGTGCTGGCGGGAAGGGAGCCCCTGGATGCCGCCATCCACCACACCGAGGTGAAGTGCCTCGACATCCTGCCGACGGGGCCCACACCGCCCAACCCATCGGAGATGCTCAACAGCCAGGCGTTCGCGGATGTGCTCGAGCAACTGTCCACGCAGTACGATCACATTCTGATCGACTCGCCCCCCGTCATGCCCGTGACGGACGCCCGCATCCTGGGCGCCATCTGCGACCAGACCATCCTCACCGTCCGGGCCGAGAAGTCGCACCGAAAGGTCGCCGAGCGCGCGTGCCAGGGCCTCAACGACGTGGGGGCGCACATCCTCGGAGTCGTGATCAACGCCGTGCCGCGCAAGGAGGACCGCTACTACCACTACAGCGGCTACGGCTACTACTACAAGTACGGCTACGGCTATGGCTATGGGCACGAGCGGCGGCGGAGGAAGAAGGCAAAGGGAGGCGAGGAACACGTCGGCAAGCCTGAGGCTCAACTGCCGACGGCCTCCCCGCGCTGA